A part of Solibacillus sp. FSL H8-0538 genomic DNA contains:
- the mazG gene encoding nucleoside triphosphate pyrophosphohydrolase, whose amino-acid sequence MYQLTVIGLGAADFDQLQMGVYKKLKTAKKLYVRTVDHPVLADLAKEGVVFESFDAVYEKHDTFAPVYTEIAETLIAAAQTADVMYAVPGHPLVAEQTVQNLIEADSAGRVNLTIEGGQSFLDPIFGALKIDPIEGFQLLDGTSMSMHDINMRQHILIAQVYDAFSASEVKLTLMEKYRDDYPVTIVTAAGSSQEQLRTVPLYELDQVAEINNLTTVYVPPVESDEDALRDWSTLRRIIARLRGPGGCPWDQKQTNESLKKYLLEEAHEFLAAVDAEDDFAMVEELGDVLLQVFLHAQIGEDNGYFNLEEVLASVAGKMIRRHPHVFGDVVAEDAEAVVANWEAIKRKEKDGLEGALLAGEYRAESSLQTSYNYQKKAASVGFDWPNAADAWDKFAEEWQEFRDEVTDGSNETRLDEFGDVLFTLVNIARFYKISPEEAMLHANEKFARRFAYVEQAVRVSGKLFENFTLQQLDAFWDEAKRLEKGE is encoded by the coding sequence GGGCGTTTATAAAAAATTGAAAACTGCCAAAAAATTATATGTGCGCACGGTGGATCATCCCGTATTAGCAGACTTAGCTAAAGAAGGTGTTGTGTTTGAGAGCTTTGACGCCGTTTATGAAAAGCATGATACTTTTGCGCCCGTTTACACAGAAATTGCGGAAACATTAATTGCTGCAGCACAAACAGCAGATGTCATGTATGCTGTACCGGGTCATCCACTTGTTGCAGAGCAAACCGTGCAAAATTTAATCGAAGCAGATAGCGCGGGTCGCGTAAACTTAACGATTGAAGGTGGGCAAAGCTTTTTAGACCCGATTTTTGGTGCGCTAAAAATTGACCCAATTGAAGGCTTTCAACTATTAGATGGTACGAGCATGTCAATGCACGATATTAATATGCGGCAGCATATTTTAATCGCACAAGTTTATGACGCATTTAGCGCTTCAGAAGTAAAGTTAACGCTGATGGAAAAATACCGCGATGATTATCCGGTAACAATCGTAACAGCAGCGGGTTCTTCCCAGGAGCAACTGCGAACAGTCCCGCTTTATGAATTAGACCAAGTAGCAGAAATAAATAATTTAACAACCGTATATGTGCCACCTGTGGAAAGTGATGAAGATGCGCTTCGCGACTGGTCAACTCTCCGTCGTATTATTGCACGCTTGCGCGGACCAGGTGGCTGTCCTTGGGATCAAAAGCAAACAAATGAATCATTAAAAAAATATTTACTGGAAGAAGCGCATGAATTTTTAGCGGCAGTTGATGCAGAGGACGATTTTGCGATGGTTGAGGAGCTTGGGGACGTGCTCTTGCAAGTGTTCTTACATGCACAAATCGGTGAAGACAATGGCTACTTTAATTTAGAAGAAGTGCTGGCGTCAGTCGCGGGAAAAATGATTCGCCGTCATCCACATGTATTTGGCGATGTAGTAGCTGAAGATGCAGAAGCAGTTGTCGCAAACTGGGAAGCGATTAAACGCAAGGAGAAGGACGGCCTAGAAGGTGCCTTGCTTGCCGGGGAATACCGTGCCGAGTCATCACTGCAAACGTCATATAACTATCAGAAAAAAGCCGCGTCAGTGGGCTTTGATTGGCCAAATGCAGCAGATGCCTGGGATAAATTCGCAGAAGAATGGCAGGAGTTCCGCGATGAAGTGACAGATGGTTCGAACGAGACGCGCCTTGATGAATTTGGAGATGTCCTCTTTACACTTGTAAATATTGCACGCTTTTATAAAATTTCACCAGAGGAAGCAATGCTGCATGCCAACGAAAAATTCGCACGTCGTTTTGCCTATGTAGAGCAAGCGGTACGCGTCAGTGGCAAGCTATTTGAAAACTTTACATTACAACAGTTAGACGCTTTTTGGGATGAAGCGAAGCGTCTAGAAAAAGGGGAGTAG
- a CDS encoding RNA-binding S4 domain-containing protein has product MRLDKFLKVSRLIKRRTLAKEVAVQGRIAINGKVAKAGTPVKVDDELAIRFGQKIVTARVEELRENVRKEEAVKMFTILKEEKLDKVEPEFIDDEN; this is encoded by the coding sequence ATGCGTTTAGATAAATTTTTAAAGGTTTCGCGTTTAATTAAACGTCGTACGTTAGCAAAAGAAGTAGCTGTACAAGGTCGTATTGCAATTAACGGTAAGGTTGCTAAAGCGGGTACACCGGTCAAAGTTGATGATGAGTTAGCGATCCGCTTCGGGCAAAAAATTGTGACAGCACGCGTCGAAGAGTTACGTGAAAATGTACGTAAAGAAGAAGCGGTGAAGATGTTTACGATATTAAAAGAAGAAAAGCTAGATAAGGTAGAACCTGAATTTATTGATGACGAAAACTAG
- the yabP gene encoding sporulation protein YabP, giving the protein MTIHQESNRYTISSGDHLVTVRNRKRMDMTSVKSIERFDQEEFFVNTSQGHLLIRGEGLRIVHLDVDKGLLTLEGEVKTLQYDEEENGLSKSFLHKLFG; this is encoded by the coding sequence ATGACGATTCATCAAGAAAGTAATCGCTATACGATTTCTTCAGGAGATCATCTAGTAACGGTACGCAATCGAAAGCGAATGGACATGACATCAGTAAAATCAATCGAACGCTTTGATCAAGAAGAGTTTTTTGTTAATACGTCACAAGGACACTTACTTATTCGTGGTGAAGGCTTGCGCATTGTTCATTTAGATGTGGACAAGGGGTTGCTAACACTAGAAGGTGAAGTAAAGACACTGCAGTATGATGAAGAAGAAAATGGGCTCTCGAAAAGTTTCCTCCATAAATTGTTCGGATGA
- the yabQ gene encoding spore cortex biosynthesis protein YabQ, giving the protein MNAQLVSIVVMFISGMFVGAVIDFVRTMTTSYLNYTFMRRFVFIIESIVWLFLGVCTFYFMYLIKGGQWRVLDPLAQIVGIFVYEIFFQKIFRFLGRIFVNILIKPFFYMGHLFVRLVRGVIRLTIKVIKILVTPIYKIYMKFIPNYFQKR; this is encoded by the coding sequence ATGAATGCCCAGCTTGTAAGCATTGTAGTGATGTTTATAAGTGGCATGTTTGTAGGGGCTGTTATTGACTTCGTGCGAACTATGACCACTAGCTATTTGAACTATACATTTATGCGGCGATTCGTTTTTATAATTGAAAGCATCGTGTGGTTGTTCCTTGGCGTGTGTACATTTTATTTTATGTATTTAATTAAAGGCGGGCAGTGGCGCGTTCTTGACCCACTTGCCCAGATTGTAGGGATTTTTGTATATGAAATTTTTTTTCAAAAAATTTTTCGTTTTTTAGGGAGAATTTTTGTGAATATACTAATTAAACCGTTTTTTTACATGGGTCATCTATTTGTTCGCTTAGTGCGTGGAGTAATCCGTTTGACGATTAAGGTTATAAAAATATTAGTGACACCTATTTATAAAATTTATATGAAATTTATTCCAAATTACTTTCAAAAACGGTAA
- a CDS encoding FtsB family cell division protein — protein MAPKNEPNELHNRNVKTLENDYVRSNPMASKKIKKKQAVLRRRRLLVFFIGAACITAFLVSTIMSQNERLAIKEAHKIEVAAELEVVKEKQEMLKLQITKLEDDEYIAKLARKEYFLSEEDEIIFTIPKGNESQSEEEGE, from the coding sequence ATGGCGCCGAAAAATGAACCAAATGAACTACATAATCGCAATGTGAAAACATTAGAAAATGACTATGTCCGTTCAAATCCAATGGCAAGTAAAAAAATAAAGAAAAAACAGGCTGTACTGCGTCGAAGGAGATTACTTGTTTTCTTCATTGGTGCTGCATGTATAACTGCGTTTTTAGTAAGTACGATTATGTCTCAAAATGAACGATTAGCTATAAAAGAGGCGCATAAGATAGAAGTAGCGGCAGAGCTTGAAGTGGTAAAAGAAAAGCAGGAAATGTTAAAATTACAAATTACTAAACTTGAAGATGATGAATATATTGCAAAGCTAGCACGTAAAGAATACTTTTTATCAGAAGAAGACGAGATTATTTTTACGATTCCAAAAGGCAATGAATCGCAGTCTGAGGAAGAGGGAGAATAA
- a CDS encoding S1 domain-containing RNA-binding protein, which translates to MSIEVGSKVQGKVTGITNFGAFVELPDGKTGLVHISEVADNYVKDINEHLKVGDVVEVKVMNVEADGKIGLSIRKAKPQAERPERPQRPRRDNRQNERNDRQPKENFEQKMARFLKDSDERLTTLKRATESKRGGRGARRG; encoded by the coding sequence ATGTCAATTGAAGTAGGCAGCAAAGTACAAGGTAAGGTAACAGGAATCACAAATTTTGGAGCATTCGTTGAGCTGCCAGACGGCAAAACGGGTTTAGTACACATTAGTGAAGTGGCAGACAACTATGTAAAAGACATTAACGAACATCTTAAAGTAGGGGATGTTGTTGAGGTTAAAGTGATGAATGTTGAAGCGGATGGTAAAATTGGCCTTTCAATTAGAAAGGCGAAACCTCAAGCTGAACGACCAGAGCGTCCTCAACGTCCACGCCGTGATAATCGTCAAAACGAGCGTAACGATCGCCAACCGAAAGAAAATTTCGAGCAAAAAATGGCGCGTTTCTTAAAGGATAGCGATGAGCGTCTTACTACATTAAAGCGTGCAACAGAATCAAAACGCGGCGGCCGTGGAGCTAGAAGAGGGTAG
- a CDS encoding sodium:potassium antiporter, producing the protein MTQNFTYLMFLCAASMLLIVGGVLLTNLPIIMQIIMISIGLLCGIVCFITLIRLLIHTNQDDTKKM; encoded by the coding sequence ATGACTCAAAATTTTACATATTTAATGTTTCTATGTGCAGCAAGTATGTTGCTTATTGTTGGCGGTGTATTATTAACGAACTTGCCAATTATCATGCAAATTATCATGATTTCAATAGGTTTACTGTGCGGTATTGTGTGCTTTATAACATTAATACGTCTGTTAATACATACTAATCAAGACGACACAAAAAAGATGTGA